One genomic region from Natrarchaeobius halalkaliphilus encodes:
- a CDS encoding D-2-hydroxyacid dehydrogenase — translation MTDPDVVVLREGTEGLSMESYAETLRERLPDATVELARTPQDERELASSARVVTGITIDEDLIERAGRLELFACTFAGTDHVPMDALADHGVMVTNAGGIHAPGIAEQAIGNMLVFARRLHEGWRRKQNDEWRHFPSFEFTDSTVTIVGLGSIGRATAQRLAGFEVETIGIRYTPSKGGPTDEVLGFDDEDIHEAFSRSDYVVLACPLTDLTRGLVGEAELATLPPNAVVVNAARGGIIDTDALVSALQFEGIRGAALDVSDPEPLPADHPLWDLENCLITPHTGGYTPNHWDRLADIVAHNVDVLGSGGDLENVVLTPDSS, via the coding sequence ATGACCGATCCAGACGTCGTCGTCCTCCGAGAGGGGACGGAAGGGCTGTCGATGGAATCGTACGCCGAAACCCTCCGCGAGCGCCTCCCCGACGCGACCGTCGAACTCGCGCGGACCCCGCAGGACGAACGCGAACTCGCGTCCAGCGCTCGCGTCGTCACCGGTATCACGATCGACGAAGACCTCATAGAGCGCGCCGGTCGCCTCGAGCTGTTCGCCTGTACCTTCGCGGGGACGGATCACGTTCCGATGGACGCTCTGGCCGATCACGGCGTTATGGTGACCAACGCCGGCGGCATTCACGCCCCCGGCATCGCTGAACAGGCGATCGGCAACATGCTCGTCTTCGCGCGTCGCCTCCACGAAGGGTGGCGCCGCAAGCAAAACGACGAATGGCGTCACTTCCCTTCGTTCGAGTTTACCGACAGCACCGTCACGATCGTCGGTCTCGGCTCGATCGGTCGGGCGACCGCCCAGCGACTCGCGGGCTTCGAGGTCGAGACGATCGGTATCCGTTACACTCCATCGAAAGGCGGTCCGACCGACGAGGTGCTCGGGTTCGACGACGAAGACATCCACGAGGCGTTCTCCCGGAGCGATTACGTCGTCCTCGCCTGTCCGCTCACCGACCTCACCCGCGGTCTCGTCGGTGAAGCCGAACTCGCGACGCTGCCACCGAACGCGGTGGTTGTCAACGCCGCCCGCGGCGGTATTATCGACACCGACGCGCTCGTCTCCGCGCTACAGTTCGAGGGGATTCGCGGTGCCGCCCTCGACGTCAGCGACCCCGAACCGCTCCCCGCGGATCACCCGCTCTGGGATCTCGAGAACTGCCTGATTACGCCACACACCGGCGGATACACCCCAAATCACTGGGATCGGCTCGCCGATATCGTCGCCCACAACGTCGATGTCCTCGGAAGCGGCGGCGACCTCGAAAACGTCGTCCTCACACCCGACTCGAGCTGA
- the ilvA gene encoding threonine ammonia-lyase yields the protein MSGNATAAPVTLSDVERARERLDGVVHRTPLETSRTFAELTGATSVGLKLENLQRTGSFKIRGAYNRMAQLSDSERDAGVIASSAGNHAQGVALAGDLLRIETTIVVPEVTPAAKIEATRGYGAEVVVEGDIYERSYEYALERAKNTGETFVHPFDDEAIVAGQGTIGLELVEQYPDLDTVLVSIGGGGLISGIGTALEARDSDRRVIGVQPAGALHAKPSLERDEIVELEDVDTVAEGIADTRLLETTFAVAREVVDDVVGVTDREIATAVTLLAERAKTVSEGAGAAPLAAALSETTDLDLAGERVAVLVSGGNVDLTEHAELTRTGLECLGRYTELRLEIAGWPSTVGDVVAVIESQGGELDVLERARRRGLDHPNRVPMTIAFEGSGPEHLERIRESLSDLSGVTVLEDETASTGTRR from the coding sequence ATGAGCGGGAACGCCACGGCCGCCCCCGTCACGCTTTCGGACGTCGAACGCGCGCGCGAGCGACTCGACGGCGTGGTCCACCGGACGCCACTCGAGACGTCGCGTACGTTCGCGGAACTGACCGGTGCGACCTCCGTGGGGCTCAAACTCGAGAACCTCCAGCGAACGGGATCGTTCAAAATCCGCGGCGCGTATAACCGGATGGCTCAGCTGTCCGATTCGGAACGCGACGCGGGCGTTATCGCCTCGAGTGCGGGCAATCACGCACAGGGCGTCGCGCTCGCGGGCGATCTTCTGAGAATCGAGACGACCATCGTCGTCCCCGAGGTGACGCCGGCGGCGAAGATCGAGGCGACTCGCGGGTACGGTGCCGAGGTCGTCGTCGAGGGCGACATCTACGAGCGGTCCTACGAGTACGCCCTCGAGCGGGCAAAGAACACCGGAGAGACGTTCGTCCACCCCTTCGACGACGAGGCGATCGTCGCCGGTCAGGGTACGATCGGGCTCGAACTCGTAGAGCAGTACCCAGACCTCGATACCGTCCTCGTCTCGATCGGCGGCGGCGGGCTCATTTCGGGGATCGGAACCGCCCTCGAGGCCCGCGATTCCGATAGACGGGTCATCGGCGTCCAACCGGCGGGTGCACTCCACGCGAAACCGTCTCTCGAGCGCGACGAAATCGTCGAACTCGAAGACGTCGACACCGTCGCTGAGGGAATCGCGGACACCCGACTGCTCGAGACGACGTTCGCTGTCGCTCGCGAGGTCGTCGACGACGTCGTCGGCGTCACCGATCGAGAGATCGCGACGGCCGTCACGCTGCTTGCAGAGCGTGCCAAAACCGTCTCCGAGGGCGCGGGGGCGGCCCCGCTCGCGGCCGCACTCTCGGAGACGACGGACCTCGATCTGGCGGGCGAGCGCGTCGCGGTCCTCGTTTCCGGTGGCAACGTCGACCTCACCGAGCACGCGGAACTGACCCGGACCGGACTCGAGTGTCTCGGTCGCTACACCGAGCTTCGACTGGAGATCGCCGGATGGCCGTCGACCGTCGGGGACGTCGTCGCGGTGATCGAGTCACAGGGTGGCGAGCTCGACGTCCTCGAGCGGGCTCGGCGGCGTGGACTCGATCACCCGAACCGCGTTCCGATGACGATCGCGTTCGAAGGCAGCGGTCCGGAGCACCTCGAGCGAATCCGCGAGTCGCTGTCCGACCTTTCCGGCGTGACCGTTCTCGAAGACGAGACCGCTTCGACAGGGACGCGACGATAG
- a CDS encoding amidohydrolase yields MTEPIRDRLVTVRRHLHRHPEPAWREFYTTARLVEEIRAIGVNELAVGPDAYDPADRMAVPSDDEIDFWLERARDRGADDALLERMSGGNTGAVAVLERGDGPAIGLRVDIDGLFVEEATGDGHVPDAEGFRSEIEGTMHACGHDVHMTWGLAVLEAIAESDFAGRLVVFFQPAEEVGGGGCPMARSRFVDDLDYLLAVHVGLDHPSGEVVAGIEKPLAMCHVDVTIEGTSAHAGKSPNEGDNAMHAMGTAIENAYGIPRHADGMTRVNVGRAEAGTASNVIAERAHLEAEARGETTELMEYVKGRLERVVRSAARMHGCDAVFDVISESPRADSDPELVDVVVDVATGLHGTDRVVPTADFGASEDATFLMNRVQESGGLASYLIVGTDHPTSHHTPTFDVDEDALDHGVSVLVETIGELERRHPVSNAENAAEDG; encoded by the coding sequence ATGACCGAACCGATACGCGATCGCCTCGTGACGGTCCGACGACACCTCCACCGTCACCCCGAGCCCGCCTGGCGTGAGTTCTACACGACCGCCCGACTCGTCGAAGAAATTCGCGCGATCGGCGTCAACGAACTCGCTGTCGGCCCCGACGCCTACGATCCGGCCGATCGGATGGCCGTTCCGTCCGACGACGAGATCGACTTTTGGCTCGAGCGAGCCCGCGATCGTGGAGCCGACGACGCGCTCCTCGAGCGAATGAGCGGCGGCAATACGGGTGCCGTTGCCGTCCTCGAGCGTGGAGACGGGCCGGCGATCGGCCTGCGGGTCGACATCGACGGCCTGTTCGTCGAGGAGGCGACGGGTGATGGCCACGTGCCCGACGCGGAGGGGTTCCGATCGGAAATCGAGGGAACGATGCACGCCTGTGGCCACGACGTCCACATGACCTGGGGGCTCGCCGTCCTCGAAGCCATCGCCGAATCCGACTTCGCGGGACGGCTGGTCGTTTTCTTCCAGCCCGCAGAGGAAGTCGGCGGCGGCGGTTGTCCGATGGCGAGGAGTCGCTTCGTCGACGATCTCGATTACCTGCTGGCGGTACACGTCGGCCTCGATCATCCGAGCGGCGAGGTCGTCGCCGGCATCGAGAAACCGCTGGCGATGTGTCACGTCGACGTGACCATCGAGGGAACCTCCGCCCACGCCGGAAAATCACCGAACGAGGGCGACAACGCGATGCACGCGATGGGAACCGCGATCGAGAACGCCTACGGTATTCCGCGTCACGCCGACGGGATGACTCGCGTCAACGTCGGCCGAGCGGAGGCCGGAACCGCGAGCAACGTCATCGCAGAGCGCGCCCACCTGGAGGCCGAAGCCCGCGGCGAGACGACCGAACTGATGGAGTACGTAAAGGGGCGACTCGAGCGCGTCGTTCGGTCGGCCGCGCGGATGCACGGCTGTGACGCCGTCTTCGACGTGATAAGCGAGTCGCCTCGGGCCGACAGCGATCCGGAACTGGTGGACGTCGTCGTCGACGTCGCCACCGGCCTCCACGGAACCGATCGGGTCGTACCGACGGCCGACTTCGGCGCGAGCGAGGACGCCACGTTCCTGATGAACCGCGTCCAGGAGTCGGGCGGACTCGCTTCGTACCTGATCGTTGGCACCGATCACCCGACCAGCCACCACACGCCGACGTTCGACGTCGACGAGGACGCTCTCGATCACGGCGTCTCGGTGCTCGTCGAGACGATCGGAGAGCTCGAGCGCCGTCACCCCGTTTCGAACGCCGAAAACGCGGCGGAGGACGGATGA